The Oryzias latipes chromosome 8, ASM223467v1 genomic interval atttatgttgattttttttcttttgttaacgttaaaagatacaattttaggtatacttacacaatttttatagatactaacctatATATTGTCACCAcacaagtgtttgtgtgtgggacattttctttttcctgggggggggggggggcggggggggctgGCAAAAAGCCCTCCCTCCTTTTCCAAACGgggaacagaaaaaatgtttgagaaCCACTTCAATCAGCTTCAGAACAGTctttgggggggggttgtgtcTGTTGGGTAGGTTAAAGGTTAACTGGACCTACGGCTGCTTTAACCTCACATGTTTCTCAGTTTAAACTTTGATTGATTCCTGAACATCTCCATGTGACCTTCTAAGACGCTGCAGCCCAGAATCTTCCTGctctttttccatcttttccCAAAGATCCGTCGTTTTATTTATGCTGAAGTTTGACTTTATTTACTCTGGAAACTTTCAGGGAACTTTTAATGTCACCTGACAAACCAATGAGAAGCTGCTGATGCTGATACTGTTTCTTGGTGTTCTATTCACCTGTTTTTTACAGCAGAGTTTTTTTGTTGGTGACGTTCGGCTGGATCAGCTGCTGTGGCCCTTCAGCATTGGTAAAGAAACCATGTCGGTGGATCTGTGAGCACAGCTTTAGTGCTCAGGCCTGCAGAAAGTGAGCGCTGTAGGACAGAAACCACATTAGTAGTTAAAGGAAACCAGTGCTGCCTTGTAGAAACGCCGGTGGAAGTCAGTACTTTGCACTAAAACGTTTTTCTCTTCAGGGTTTGATGTTGACACTCAGGAGGCTCTTTTCCTGTACGTTAGGGTTGAAAAGCTCCCACAGACACTCATGCATTCACGTCTGCTCTCACCAGGCTCGCCTCGTCTCCCTGTACTTTGACACCAAGTCCTACCAGGAGGCCCTCCAGCTGGGTGAGCGGGAACCTTCTACTGGGATTGAATTGAATCCCCTTTGGCTCCTTTGTAGAGATCTGCTCAGTTGCATCAGAAATGCTTAGTGCTCCAGTCAGAATCCCAGTGAAGAGCTGGTTGGGTGTCTTTCCTCTCGTCCCCCCCTTCAGGCTCCCAGCTGCTacaggagctgaagaagatggACGACAAGGCCTTGCTGGTTGAGGTTCAGCTGCTGGAGAGTAAAACCTACCACGCTCTGAGTAACCTGCCCAAGGCCCGAGCTGCCCTCACCTCTGCCAGGACCACGGCCAATGCCATCTACTGCCCCCCCAAGCTACAAGCAGCCTTAGACATGCAGTCAGGTGCCCACTAGGCAGTGCAAACATCCCTGTTGGAGCGCCTTTCTGCTGACCTTGGCATGACCGTGATCTGCTGTGTTTTCAGGGATCATCCACGCAGCAGAGGAAAAGGACTGGAAGACTGCATACTCCTACTTCTTTGAGGCCTTTGAGGGCTACGACTCCATCGACAGCCCAAAAGCCATCACAGCTCTCAAATACATGCTGCTCTGCAAGATCATGCTCAACCTGTGAGTCCTCTATTCCCAGtgggaggagagctgccagcTGTCAGACGCTCATCACAGGGCTCTGTCTTCTTTTATAGGCCAGATGAAGTCCAGTCTCTCATCAGTGGCAAGCTGGCTCTGCGCTACGCCGGCAGACAGGTATCCCTCCCAGGAGTTCCAGCTGACACTGTCCTTCCCTGCATGTCGAAGCGCACTGGGGTTCTACAGCTAGCCCACCTTTgagtccagacctgaatccCCTGAGAGGGGGATGCTCTGAAGACCTGGCAACATTTCGTCTAGTTAAACCTCTCAGGGTGTGCTGGACGGGGTTCCTGTGGGGGTCTTTAAAAGTCTTTCAAGTCTTGTATTTTCTGAGCTCAGCCTTAAAAGTTCTGCGTGACACGTCTCCGTATcacatttcatttcaaaaatgtaatttctcaATCCCAAATATTTTGATCAAATACTGTGGCCACGTGTGTCGAAAGAAGCTTAACATGGAACAATGGGGGTGGAGGGTTAGATTCCTGTGCCAAGTCTGTGGCCCACTTCATGTACGTCAGAGGAAAAGAGCAAACGCCTTTGACCGCGTTCCTGAAGCCATCCAGCCAGTTGCTGCGCGCCTTAAGCTGCAGATGCTAGCAGCCGGCTGCGTCTGCGGCCCGTCTCGCCACGACCGCGGCTGGTCGATCTGCACGCGTGTTTTAGCTCCACGCTGAGAGCAGAGCTGTTACCAAGCAGCGGTCCTGCAGTGGAAACAAAGCCAGAAAACGGTCATGGATTGGAACATCTGGGATCCAAAGAAGTTGTTCCAGAAATGATCCGTCTGACAGGAAAGGActtccttcctcttcctcagtaCAGATGGAGTTAGGTCCAGAAGTtggttttaacttttgatatgTCGAAGGTCCTAAACAGTCTGAAATTTAAGTTTGAAGGAACGAGTAGACGTCTGTTTGGAGACACGGTCAGATCCTGCATGAAGGGAGAAACCGGCAGAACAGTCAGTCCTCTAAACCAGGCCTGTCCAAAGCCGGGCCTGCCGGGCAGTTATTCCTCATCATGTTGGCTTGACGGCGCGTGACATCACGGTGCGTGACCTGACAGCGCCTGACCTGACGGCGCCTGACCTGACGGCGCCTGACCTGACGGCGCCTGACCTGACGGCGCCTGACCTGACGGCGCCTGACCTGACGGCGCCTGACCTGACGGCGCCTGACCTGACGGCGCCTGACCTGACGGCGCCTGACCTGACGGCGCGTTTCTGACACTATGGTTGGTTCTGGGTCAGGACAGAGCTCTGCGTTTCTCACTGAAAGCTTTCCCCACAGACTGAATCCCTCAAGTGCGTGGCTCAGGCCAGCAAGAAGCGCTCACTGGCCGACTTTGAAGAGGTGAGTGGAGTTCAGGCGTTTGTGCGCCGGAGTCTGCCTCCTGTGCTTAACTCCATGATGAAGATGTTTGTTTGCTGACGTCCCGCAGACACTGACGGAGTACAAAACGGAGCTGAGGGACGACACCATCATCAGCACCCATCTGACCAAGCTGTACGACAAGCTGCTGGAGCAGAACCTCATCCGGGTCATCGAACCCTTCTCCAGAGTGCAGGTCTCCCCTTTCTCCTCTTATTGTAGAGTTGAGGGAATAATCTGGAGGTTTCCCTCTGGAAGGGGGGCGGCAGCGGCGGCTAAACACGAGCAGCCTCAGGGCTCACTAGGATGTGAAGGTTCAGGACACGTCTGCTGTCTGCACATTGACATCATGTATGTGCACGATGGTTGAAGACTGACATGCAGAACCTGGAACGCCGTTTGCTATTCCTACATCCAGAAGATCCTTGATGGTGTCAGAAAGAAGCTCACACATTTGTTAGGACAGATGTGAGGACACTCTCTGACTTTAGGACGGCTGCTTCCTAGTGAGGCTTTGTGCATCACACAGACAGAGATGCTTGTGTTGTCAGTCCGTCCTCATGGTTCTGAGGACAGTTCTGGACGGCCTGGTTGTGGGTCAGAGCAGAGCTTTGCTTGTGTGCCTTGCACTGAATCCTGAATCCTGGTGTTTGCCCGATTGCAGATTGCTCACATCTCCTCCCTCATCCACCTACCTAAGGTAAGTTCAGGTCCCCAGCAGGACTGTCTGCTGCTGGGATGGGATCTTCTGATCCGACTGCATCTCCTCACAGGGCGACGTGGAACGGAAACTGTCTCAGATGATTCTGGATAAGAAGTTTCATGGTGCGTAGTCTTTACCATGCTCTCCCTGCCACTTCCTGTGGATGGCTGTCAGAAGTGTGAACTGTCCTCTGGCAGGTATTTTGGATCAAGGTGAAGGTGTGCTGATTGTCTTTGATGAACCCGCCGTGGACAAAACCTACGAGACAGCACTGGAAACTATTCAGAATATGAGCAAAGTGGTGGATTCGCTGTACAACAAAGCAAAGAAGCTCACATAAGgtcagcagatttctgtgtttcaAGCATTTGAATGTGGTCTGAATCCACCTGCAGCCTTTCACTCCTGTAGCAGCTTTGGGCTGTCTCCTCTCCTATTGTCGGAGGTACATGTGATGCTTTGAACCGGTCATTTTGGAATATTTCATAGTCTAATTTTATATTTCTATGCCCTTCAAGGCATTTTTGTGAAATACGCTGcaaaaataaagctgacttCCTAGAACCAAATCTCtacaaagcaaacattttgaaaggaTAAAAGCAGAtttgaaccattgactgtatatgagaactggactgagcgactcCGCCCCCTTGGGGTTCGTCTGTAGAGGCATAAACACcgttcttttttaaaatcttcttgataatcatctgttttttacgttttattttaaattattcaagttctaaactgaccaatcagatgcctcaataaaattCTCTAATGTCACGCCCAACGTGTGAAACGCTGGACTGACCACGCCTACTTTCAATgctaggggtgtggccttccatcCAGCTCACTcgtgattggtgagagtggtcgCCATAGGAATAACTGGGAttatttggaccaatcactgcataGTGATGTCATCTGGccccaacatggcggcgtctgtgtggctaaaaacagcgACTGAATTGGCCTCATTTGGTTGGAGGGTTTCTGtggtgacgtcacactgacTCACTCAGGATTTTAGCCCCCCCTTTAGTCTAGAAGGGGCATCccgatgggggggggggggggggggggggggcctttaCTGATCCGTGGCAGGTTTCCTTCCGGCTCTGTGCTACAGATCAATAAGGTTTGATCAGAATctctgcttagaggtgtgtccTGTTGATGGGCGTGGAAGTGGGCTGACCGCCCTATTGCCCCAAGAGAAAGTTCAATAAAGGTCatggttcttctgttatcacTTATCGTTCTTTTTCACATACATGACATGTTTGGACATGTGTGTGACAAAAAACCCAAcagtgtctgataacagaaggaCCTAAGGAGTCAGTGGAACAGAAACGTAGTCAGACCTCCGGGTTCTGACGGTCCCgtgtttctgttttcatggGAACTTCAGTGTCTCCACATATTTTCAGACCACCACATGAACGATATTCATGATCTGCTCTCCAAATGACGCCGGTCCTCTCCGCAGAGCTGCAGAGACGTTGGCCGCCGTGAGCCTACCAGCAAACATCTGGGCTTCTTTTTCACAGAGAGGAATCGGACGTCCCGGCTGGAGGGACGCGGCGCCGTCTGTGGATCTGGCACCGCTGTGCGAGAGCAACGAGGAATGGAAACCCTTCAAgccaaaaccacagaagaagaagccaaCAGGACCCCCTCCTCTAGCAACTACCCCCACCCTTGTTGCTCTCCTCCAGTGTGTTCAGGCGCCGGGCGCCGCCCCGTGGACGTCATGGCGCTGCACTCTGTGGGGAGATCTGGACACGCCTCTCTTTGTGCTGGACGTCAACAATCTGACCTGTAGAAACGTATCAAACACAAGCGGCAGAGAGACTCTGAGGCTGGAGGTTCCTGTTTGCAGCTGCAGACCTGAAACTGGCTTTTCTATGGCCCCCCATGCTGGACGCACTGGTGAGGCCCCCTGCTGACCCCCCCCCTGAACCACAGACTTCCTGTTAGTTTGGAAAGGCCACGCCTTCTTATCACCTGTGAGACGAGGGGAAAGCCCCACCCGTTGGCCGGTGTGTCCATGTTTCAGCGGCAGTTCACTGTAAAAAATCCACCTGTACACATGTGGGGGGGGACGCTTCAACGGCGCCAACACGGAAGGGGAGGGTGTCTgtgaataaaagaaatgaacttCTGCTGGTGGTTGATTCTGATGACAAAAACTTCTGAACCTCCAAACTTCTTTTTGTTGACTCAttggaatgaaagagaaaagCTGACATGAAGGAGCAGATGAGCGATTCTCCATCACTGATACTGTGGAgctgcagctctttttttttttttttttccttttttaacttgtcctgtccaacagctaggcaaacagatgagagctgagggcctcttgtgttggacatattttattttaacaagaggggttattcatcttcagacaaaccaaaggtatgtctgaataaaccccttttgtaattgaggccaaaatttattaatttcaatcatgtttgaaaatctttggtgttggaccggacggaaaaggaaagaagggaagaagagagagggacgttagagagaggggggggtaggagggtgataataggaggggaagggggataagaccatgaagcagcatagagcagacaggtttactggttgtttatcgttacggtacggttcaaatgtagtacaaaaagggcggggcctgtttacacacactcaaatattatcaacacacctgctagccgcaaaaatgtccacatgtcaacatgcacacaaaacagatagtgttcacgaacgcatacctatgcctttaaaccaactagtgtgaaatctttcattcattcaatcatgcaaactattagtgcaaaggtgagctaacacctgtgctcaggtgagtgtttatgttcttctaaaatggatggtggaatgtgaaaagaaggaggaggagcgcccagccacccccacacccatacccccgccgcagcagcagcggcagccggaattcccccaacgccacacgggaacaggcagggaacaaccgccccccgggcgaccaagaccgccacccaggccagggccagcaggaccgccgcgaggcccccagagccagagagcagggaggcgcggagggaaagagagcgccgccccaggaaagcagcccaacgcagggccccaccggagagggacgcccacagccccagacgagcaccccaccaccacccaggagttccgggcatccccccgccccgaccccaggtacgagccaggaccccccaagggagacccgctccgcactccaggcagccacccacccggcccacggttggtccaggtaggagcaaggcaggggcccgccgcccccgcccaggaggggggaaccccggggaaaaaagggcggcccacaagggatg includes:
- the LOC101174330 gene encoding 26S proteasome non-ATPase regulatory subunit 11A, translated to MAAAAVAEFQRAQSLLGTDRNASIDILHSIVKRDIQDTDEEAVRVKEQSILELGGLLAKTGQAAELGGLLKYVRPFLNSISKAKAARLVRSLLDLFLDMEAATGQEVELCLECIDWAKAEKRTFLRQALEARLVSLYFDTKSYQEALQLGSQLLQELKKMDDKALLVEVQLLESKTYHALSNLPKARAALTSARTTANAIYCPPKLQAALDMQSGIIHAAEEKDWKTAYSYFFEAFEGYDSIDSPKAITALKYMLLCKIMLNLPDEVQSLISGKLALRYAGRQTESLKCVAQASKKRSLADFEETLTEYKTELRDDTIISTHLTKLYDKLLEQNLIRVIEPFSRVQIAHISSLIHLPKGDVERKLSQMILDKKFHGILDQGEGVLIVFDEPAVDKTYETALETIQNMSKVVDSLYNKAKKLT